TCTTACAACTAGTTCTTTAACTTTATTACTAATTGGAGCATCCATTGGAAAAACAATTGCTTAAGAAAGGGAAAATATGTCAAAAATCGTAATTGCAATTGGTGGAAATGCTTTAGGTAATTCACCAACTGAGCAATTAGAAATTGTTAAAAAAACAGCAAAATCTTTAGTAGATTTTATTGTTCAAGGTAATGATATTGTAATTGTTCATGGTAATGGTCCTCAAGTTGGAATGATTAATAATGCTTTTGATATTGCAAATAAAAATGAAGTTAAATCTCCTATTTTAGACTTTCCTGAATGTGGGTCTATGAGTCAAGGATATATTGGATATCATCTACAACAAGCAATAGATAATGAATTAAAACTAAGAAATATTAATAAGCCAACAGTTAGTTTAATTACTCAAACTTTAGTTGATAAAAATGATGCAGCATTTTTAAAACCAACTAAACCAATTGGATCATTTATGAATGAAAGTGAAGCAAAAAAACTAGCTGAACAAAATAACTGAAATATTTCTGAAGATGCAGGACGTGGTTGTAGAAGAGTCATTGCTTCACCAAAACCAATTGATATTATTGAAAAAGATGCAATATTACAATTAGTTAATAATTCATTTATTGTGATTGCTGGAGGTGGTGGTGGAATTCCTGTTTATTTAAAAGATGATAAACTAGTAGGAATTGCTGCTGTTATTGATAAAGATTTTGCAGCAGCTAAAATTGCTGAAATAATTGGTGCAGAAAGCTTAATTATTTTAACTGCAATTGATAAAGTAATGATTAACTATAAAAAAGAAAATCAACAAGCTTTAGATCAAATAACTTTAGCTCAAGCTCAAGAATATATTGATCAAAACCAATTTGCACCAGGTTCAATGCTTCCAAAAGTACAAGCTGTTATGTCATTTGTTAAAAAAACTAATGGTAAACCAGCTTATATTGGTTCACTAGAACAAGCTGATAAAGTTTTACAAAACCTAAATGGAACTAAATTTATTAAATAATAAAAAAAGTAGTTATTAACTACTTTATAAGTTCAAATGTTAAAAGCATTTGAACTTTTTTATTATATTAATTTGTTTTTAGTGATTGTTCTAGTGCATAAAAAGCAGCACCAATCATACCAGCATCATTTTTTAATAAAGCTAGTTTAAAATCAACTATATCTTTATAAGAATCTGTTAATTTATTTTTAACTCCTAATTGAAATAATTCTAATAAATTATTTCCAGCTAATGAACCACCACCAATAACAACAACTTCAGGATCTAAAGCGTGTATTAGTAATGACATATGGTTAAACAATTCATCATAAACTTCTAATAAACTGTTTTTTAATTCTATTGGCTTGTTTAAATTATTATAGATTTCAAATAAAAGTTTCATATCTAAATTTTTAATATTTAAAAAATGCTTATTATAAAATTCCAAATATTTATTCTTTAAAATTGTTAAAAGTGAATTTGGTATAGTTGTTGCTGAACATACTTTTTCAATACAATTATTTAAACCACAATTACATTTTAAAATGTGATTATTACTTCCACCATGTCCAAATTCTCCAGCAAATCCATGCGATCCAGAAATTAGTTTTCCATCACAAATAATTGCTCCACCAATTCCAGTTCCTAATCAATAAAATAATCCTGATTTATAAACTAATCCTGAACCTTTTCTATATTCACCAAGTGCAGCAGCATTAACATCATTAATAACATAAACAGGTTTTTTAAATAGAAATTCAGCTTCGGTTTTTAAATCATAATTAAATCATCCATTTTCAATATTTGGAGCCATAACTACAATTCCTTTATTATGATCAACAAACCCAGGAGCTGTAATTCCAACTAACATAATGTCATTTTCATCAATATTTAAAGTTTTTAAAATTTTTGAAATTTCAAAATATAAGTTTTCTATAATTTTAGTTTTTGGATTAGTTATAGAAAAACTATGTTCTAAATCTCCGTTTTGTAAAATTACTCCAACTTTTGCTGAAGTCCCACCAAGATCTATTCCTAATATTTTTTTCATCTTTTTCCTTAATCATTAAATTTCACTTATTCTAATTATCACATTAAAATTTTTTTAATTTTTATATTAGAATAAAACTAGTAAAAATTAAAAAATTAAGCTAAATTGTTTAATCTTAAATCTTGATATAAAGCATCAAAAAACTCAGTTTCAACTAGTTTGTTATGTCCGGGATGTGATGATAACATTATTGTCATTGTGATTTTGTTTTTAGTATCAACTAAACCAGATGACCCTAATAATCCATCTCAACCATATTCACCAACTTCAGTTAGTGGATATAATTGATTTTTAATTCTAACTCTTCCACCAAAACCATAACTATAATCTTCATTTAAATTTCAATTAAAAAACTGTTTTAAATTGTTTTTTGTAAGTTGATCTGATTTCATTTGATTTAATAAATCTAAAGAAATTAATTCATCACCATTTTCTAATTTTCCATCAATTAAAACATTTAAAAATTTTAAATAGTCATCAGCTGTTGTAAATAACCCACTACCACCTAAATTACATACTGGTAATTTATCAATTGATTGAAATAAAAAATCAAAATTTTCTACTTGATCTAAATGATTTTGATCATCTTTATAAGTTCATCTAAAAACATTTGCTTTTCTATTTTTATCAAATAAATAATAATCAGAATCATTCATATTTAATTTGTTAAAAATTTCTTCTTTTACAAAGTCTCTATATGATTTATTTGAAACTACTTCTATTACTCTACTTAACACATCTAAACTTAGTCCATAATATCAATTAGTTGAAGGAACAAATAATAAATCAACCTTACTTAATTCATCACATAATTGCTTTAAAGTATAATTATTAATTTTTCAATCATCTAATACTTTTTTAATTTGAAGTTGAGTATTTGTTTTATTACCACTATAAGTCAAACCAGAAGTCATAGTTAATAAGTTTCAGATTTTGATGTTTTTATTTTTAAATGAAGGAATGTATTTAGATAAATCGTCATCTAAACTAATTAATTTTTTATCTATTAAAAGTAAAGCTGCTAGTGTAGTTATTGGTTTTGTCATTGAATAAGCTTGATAAATTTCATCACCCTTTAATAAGATAGTATTATTTTGGTCATTATATCCAAATTGTTTAGAATAAATAATCTTTTTATCTTTAGCAATTCTAATAGCTGCATTTTTAAAATATTTTTTATCTATAAAAGAGTTAATTGTTTTTTCGATGTTAACAAATTCCATTATTTTTTTACCTCTTTTTAATTTTAAAATAAATTTTAAAATCACTATAAAAAAAATACTCAATAGATAAATTGAGTACTTTAATTAAAAATTATTATTTTGTTGTTTTAGTTTTAGAACTAGTTGATTTAGCTTTAGTTGTTTTTGGTTTAGAAGATGTTGATTTAGTTTTAGAACTAGTTGACTTAGTTGATTTTGAACTTGATTTAGAAGTAGATTTTGTAGATTTTGAAGCTGATGATTTAGCTTTAGTTGATTTTGCTCTAGTTGCTTTTGGTTTTTCAACTTTCATTTCATCAGCTACTTTTTCTTCAACTTTCATTTCACTTACAGGTTGTTCTTCAACTTTATTTGGTTCTTCACACATGCAATCTTTTTCACAACCACAAGCTTCATCTTTTTTATCACAAGCTTGATCTGATTCACAAGTCATACCCATGTTTTCTGATTTCATTTCTTCAGATTTCATTTCTAAATGACCCATCATTTTTTCTTGTCTTTGTTGTTCCAAAAGTTTTTGCATTCTTGGTTTAATAGCTTCTTGTTCTCCACCATAAACAATTTGAATGTTATTTCCTTTTACTAAAGCTCCAGTTGTTCCACCTAAAGATTTAATTCCATCAATATCAGCTTTTTTAGCATCAACAACAGTTAATCTTAATCTTGAAGCACAAGAATCAACATCAACAATGTTTTCTTCTCCACCTAGATATTCAATAATAGCTGCAGCTTTTGCTAATCTAGCTTGTTCTTTATCATCTGTTGATGAACTCATTTTTGAACCATCAACATTTAATCCTTTAGAAGCTTTGAAATCTGCTTTAGTGTATAATTTAGCTTCAGCATTTCCATCTCTACCTGGTGTTTTAACATTAAATAATTTGATTAAGAAGTAGAATGCACAGAAGTAAATTGGTGCTAATACAACAGCAACTCCTAATACTCCAAATGCTGATGTAGCACTCATAGCTTTTGAACCAAAGTATGGAATTACTGCAAAGATAATATAATCAATAAATCCACCACTAACTGTTTGAGTAACATGAGTTTGTAATGCTCCAGTTGCTCAGAAAGCAAGTGAAGCTAATGGCATATGAACACCATAGAATAATCATGGAGCAACAAATAAGAATGTATATTCAATAGGTTCTGTAATACCTGTTAAGAAACAAGTAAACGCAGCTGAGAAATAAATCCCAAATACTTGTTTTCTATTTTCTTTTGGTGCTGCTAGTCACATAGCTAATGCTGCAGCAGGTAAACCTAATAACATAAATCCGAATTTACCAGATTGGAATCTACCAATATTTAGTCCTAGGTTTTGTGCATCAATAAAGTTTAATGTTTTTAAGTTAGCTAGGATTTGTTGAGCCATAAATTGGTCACCTTGTGCACTATATAAAGAATCAACGGCTTTAATAGCATTGTAAATTTCACTAAATGATGAGTGTGAAGTGCCGTGGATAGCATTGTATGATTCTTTAAATGCATTTTGTGCTTGTTCACCAGCACTATTCATTTTATCTAATGCGTCAGCGATTGACCCTCCAGCACTAGTTCATCATAATGGAGCATAAAACACGTGGTGTAGTCCAAATGGAACTAATGAACGCTCAACAACTTCAAACATTAATGAATCTGTTCCATAAGGTAAAGTTCCTGAATTTTCACCAATTCATGAAAATCCAATACCAATAACTGGTCATGCCATTGCAAAAATTAAAGCTAAAGGAGCAACCACAGCAAAAGAAACAATAGGTACAAATTTAGTACCACTAAAGAAACTAATTGCTGAAGGTAGTTGAACAGCATGGAACTTGTTATATATTTTTGCTGATATTGCACCAACAAATATACCAGCAAGAACCCCTGTATTTAATGATCTAATTCCTAAGTTATTTGTAATTAATTTTTCAGGAACTGATCAATTACCATAATATCATAGTAAATGAATGTGAGTTACAGTTTCTTTTTTACCATTAACCATTACTTCAGTAGTAACATCGTGAAGTAATGCTGATTGAATTCCATTTAATACTAAAAATCCAACCAAAGCAGTAATTGCTGCAACTCCTGAATCTTTAGTATATGCTAAAGCTACAGAAATACAGAATAATACAGGTAAGTTAGCAAAACAAACATCCCCCATTGTTTTCATAACACTACCAACATATCAAAAACCTGATGTATTTGACACATTAGCAGTGATTGTAGCTCCAACTCCTAAAAACACACCAGCAATCGGTAATAAAGCAATAGGTAATAAGAATGCTTTACTTAGTTTAGATAAAGTAGGCATAATATTAGCACCAAATGCCTTTAATTTATCTTTAAAACTACTCTTGTTTGTCTGTGTTAACATGAGTATGTTAAATCCTTTCTATAAAAAAGATGTTAATTAGTTTTGTGTTATTATTTTGTTATTAGTGTTATAATTGCTGTTATTATAAATAAAAATCCAATAGTTAATACTAGTAAGTAAAAGTTTTTTTTAACAAATTCTCAAGCATTTTTTGATTCTCTGTTTTGGTTTTCAAAACCATAGCGGTTTTTGTTTTTTTGTTTTCAAAATAAAAACAAACCTAATAAGATAAATAAAATCCCAAATCCTAAAACCCCTAAATTAACTATTAATTCAGTTTTAACTACTAACATTAATAACATAAAAATATTTGTACACCTCTTTATAATAGTATATTAAAAAAAAGAAGTTTAATTTGCATAAATTAAAATTTTGGAATTTAATGCAATTATTGACTTCTTTTTTTATTTCACTTAGTATATTAGGGACTTATTAAAGAATTTCATTCTATTAAAAGCTTATCTAATTCATCAGAATTTTCAACTTTTTCTATAATAATAAATACTAAATCTTTAGTAGTTAAATTGTATTGTTTTAAATAATTAATTATGTTTTTATAATCATTTATATTAGATTTAAATTTACTAATATCATTTTTTAAATCTGTTATTTTTAATAAAGTAATTAAAGGTTTGTTTTTATTATAATCAGAATCTTTTAAAGTTATACCTATTAAAAAATAACCTTGTTGATCTATATTATCAATTTGAGTTCAATTATAAGCTTGACGTGTTGATAAAAGATTTAAAACTTTTTTATAATTGTTTTTATTTTTTAAGTTTTTATTATATTTAAAAGCAGTACTTGCTCCATATAATGAAATGATTAAACCAAAAAAACCTAAAACTAAAATTAAATAAACAGCTCATGTTGGTATATGACTAGTTTGTTGAGTAAATATAATCATTATTTATAATCTTTTAATTCTTTTCTTTCTGTATCTCTTTTTTTAATAGTTTGTCTTTTATCATGAAGTTTTTTACCTTTAGCCAAAGCGATTTCTAATTTAACATAATCATTTTTAAAATATAGTTTAACAGGAATAATTGTTAGATTTTCTTGTTTTATTTTATTTAATATTTTAATTATTTCTTTTTTATGTAATAACAATTTTCTAGTTCTAGTTTCTTCTAAACCTTTAATATAATTAGCAAACTGGTATTTTTTAACATTCATATTTAAAATATAAATCTCTTTTTTTCTAATTAAAACAAAAGCTTCATTAATAGAAACATCATGATTTCTAATTGATTTAATTTCTGGACCATTTAAAACAATTCCTGCTTGATAAGTTTGAATGATTTCATAATTAAAATAAGCTTTTTTATTTTTAACAATTAAATGTTCAGACATAAAAACCTCTTATTCTATTAAAACAAAATCAATTGTTCTTTTTTTAATATCAACATTAATTAGTTTAACTTTGACTTTTTGACCCATTCTATAATAAGTATTATCAGGTTTAATTAAAATACGGTTAGTTTCATCATAAACTAAATCACTATTCATATTTGAAATATGAACTAATCCTTCAACTAAATTATCTAATTGAATAAAAATTCCAAATTTTAAAACTGCTGAAATTGTTGCTGTATAAGTATTATTAACTTTATTTAACATATATTCACACATACACGCTTTAATAACTTCTCTTTCACATTCAACACTTTTAGTTTCAGTATCATTAATAATATTACTTACTTTATTAACATAATTTGTATTATTTTCTAAACTAGTTTTTTCTAGATCTTTTGTAATTAGATATTGTTTTAGATATCTATGAACTAATAAATCTGGATATCTTCTAATTGGAGAAGTAAAATGAGTATAACAATCACTAGCTAAACCAAAATGACCAATATTTTCTAATCCATATTTAGCTTTATCCATATATCTTAATAAAGAAATATTTAATAATTCAACTTCAGTTTCATCTTTAATTTGTTCTTTAATTTGACTTAAAGTGTGATTAATAAATATTGGATCTAAAACTTGTTTATTAGTTAATTTAGGATTAATTCCAAATGTTTTTAGTGATTTATATCAATTAATTAGTTCATCTTCATCTGGTTTATTATGATTTCTATATAAAAATGGTAAATCTTTTTGATAGATTAATTCAGCTACTGCTTCATTACAACTTACCATAAATTGTTCAATTAATTTTTCAGCTTGATCAGCTGTTTTTGTTTTAATATCAATTACATTTAAATTTTTATCTAAAATAATTTTTGGTTCTCTAACATCAAAACTAATAGTTCCTTTTTTAGCTTTTAGATCTTCTAGTTTTTTATACAACTCATATGCTATGTCTAACATTTTTTTAGTTTGATCATCATGAGTTCAAGTTTTAGTTTTAAAGTAATTATTTACTTCATCATAATTTAATCTAGCTTTAGAAATAATCACTGATTCATAAACTTTTTTATTTAACATGTTTGCGTTATTATCAAATTCCATTTCACATACAAAAACTAATTTTTTAGTATTTGGATTTAATGAACACAAATCATCAGATAAAATGTTTGGTAGCATTGGAATTACTTTATTTGCTAAATAAGTTGAATTACCTCTTAACAAAGCTTCTTTATCTAAAGCGGTTTTATATCTAACAAAATAAGAAACATCAGCAATAGCAACAAATAGTTTATAATTATTGTTTTCTAATTTTTCAACACAAATTGCATCATCTAAATCTTTTGAATCAATTCCATCAATTGTAACGATCGTTTTATTAATTAAAGAATTATTTTGTCTTTTTAAAAATTCTTTTTCTAGTTTATCAGTTGCTAAATTAATTTGTTTTGCATTATCTAGAGTTTGTTTATCAAAACTAGTTTTTATGTCAAATTCTTCAGCTATTGCTAAAATACGATCGCTTGCTTTTTTACTATTACCAATAATTTTTATAAGTCTTATAAAAATTTTACGTTCTTTACAACTTATAATTTTTGCTTTAATAATATTAAATTCTTCATATTTAAATTCATTTTTATTAACAATTACAAATCTAAAACTATCAAATGACTTATCGTTTGGAATGAAATCTAAAAATCTTTTATCAAAACTTCTATTTATTTCACCAATTAAATAAACTTTATTTCTTTTAATTAGATCAATAACTATAGCTTTTAATCTATTATCTTCTTCTTGTTTTAAAATATAAACTACTTCATCTTGATGAATACTATTATTTAAATCAACTCCAGCAACAAAATGATCTTCTGTAGTTAAATCATTAACATCATTTATAAAACCAAAACCTTTTGGATTTAATTTAATAGTTCCCTTTTTATAAATTTCATCTAATAAATAAATATTATTTTCTAATGAAATAGCAATGTTATTATTTTTTTCTAATTGGTCTAAGTAGTTTTTAACTAATGAATAATCTAGAGCTTTAAAATAAGTTAAAAGTTTATTTAAACTAATTTTATGATGGTTCTTTTTTAAAATTTCAATAATTTTAGATTCCATACTACTCCTTTTTAAATAAAAAAATAAACACTAGTTTATAACATAGTGTTTGTAATGATGCTTATTGTTAAAGCTATTATAAAAAATATAATTCCTAAAACCAGCATTCAAATAGAAAGAGTTTTGTCTAACCCACGTTCTTTTGAATTAGAAAACAATTCTTCGTTTCCACCATTTAAAGCACTTAGTCCAGTTTGAGATTGTTTATTTTGTAATAAACCTATAGCGATCATTATAAAAGCAATAATAAAAATAAAGATTTCAAATCCTAAAATTAATTGTTGAGCTAATTTAGTTGTTGAAGCTAATAGATTTATCATAAAAACCTCCAAAATGTTACTATATAATAATATCTTAAAATAAGTGAAATTTAAACATTTACTCTTAATACGTTATATAAAATTATATACTTTTTTAATGTGTTATTACTTTCTAGAAATTGATTTTTCCTATTTTTAAATATCACAAAAAAAATAAAAATCTAGTTAAATATACTCAATTTTTACTATTAAAATACTATTACAAGTCATGAAATTCTTTTTAAGTGGTTAAATCTTAACTTTATCAAATTTATAATATAATGAGTTTACATGACAAAAAAAGAAAGGATAAATTACTATGGCAAAAGAACAAAAATATTATCATGAATCAGTTTCACCAATCGAATTTGTTAAAAATAATTTTAAAGGAAATTTAAGATCAGTTAATTGAAATGTTATTAATGATGAAAAAGATCTAGAAGTTTGAAATAGAATTACTCAAAACTTTTGATTACCAGAAAAAATTCCAGTATCAAATGATTTATCATCATGAAGAAGTTTATCTAGTGAATGACAACAATTAGTAACTAGAACTTTTACTGGTTTAACTTTATTAGATACAGTTCAAGCAACTGTTGGAGATGTTGCTCAAATTGAACACTCATTAACTGATCATGAACAAGTAATTTATTCTAATTTTGCTTTTATGGTTGGTGTTCATGCGCGTTCTTATGGAACTATTTTTTCAACATTATGTTCAAGTGAACAAATTGAAGAAGCTCATGAGTGAGTTGTTAAAACTGAAACTTTACAAAAAAGAGCAAAAGCTTTAATTCCATACTATACAGGAACTGACCCATTAAAATCTAAAGTTGCAGCCGCTTTAATGCCTGGATTTTTATTATATGGGGGATTTTACTTGCCATTTTATTTATCTGCTAGAGGTAAATTACCAAATACTTCAGATATCATAAGACTAATTTTAAGAGATAAAGTAATTCATAATTATTATAGTGGTTATAAATATCAAAAAAAGGTTGCTAAATTACCAGTTGAAAAACAAGCTGAAATGAAAGAGTTTGTTTTTAAATTATTATATGAATTAATTGATTTAGAAACTGCCTATTTAAAAGAATTATATGCTGGATTTGATATTGTTGATGATGCTATTAGATTTAGTGTTTATAATGCTGGTAAGTTTTTACAAAACCTAGGATATGATTCACCATTTAGTGAAGAAGAAACTAGAATTGAACCAGAAATTTTTAACCAATTATCTGCAAGAGCTGATGAAAATCACGATTTCTTTTCTGGAAATGGTTCTTCATATGTGATGGGAGTTTCAGTTGAAACAGAAGACGAAGACTGAGAATTTTAGGAGTTATTATGCACTCAAATGTTAAAAAAGTTACAGATAAAGATGTAATTAAACCAGTTGGTATACCTTTTGTAGTTTATTTTTCTTCAATTTCAAATAACACTCATAGATTTATTCAAAAACTAGAAATTGAAAATATTAGAATTCCTTATGAATTAGATCAATCAATCAGTGTTGATCGTGATTATGTTTTAGTTACTCCAACTTATAGTGGTGGGGGAGAATATGTTGAAGGTGCTGTACCAAAACAAGTAATTAAATTTTTAAATAATAAAGAAAATAGAAGTTTTTGTAGAGGTGTTATTTCATCTGGTAACACTAATTTTGGTGATACTTTTGGAATTGCTGGACCAATTATTTCTAAAAAATTAAATGTTCCTTTTTTATACCAATTTGAATTATTAGGAACTCAACATGATGTTAGTCAAATAAAACAAATACTATTAAAGTTTTGAGAGGATGGTAATAATGAAAGAAAATAAAAACACAATCGTTTTAGATGATGTTGATGATGAATATATTAAATTAAATGCTAGATCTAAGATTTTTTCAAAAGATCAAGATAATTTTCAATTAGATGTTAAAGCAGCTGAATTGTATTTAAAAAACTATATTGAACCTAGAATGAAAAAGTTTTCTAGTTTAAAAGAAAGATTAGATTATTTATTAGAAAATCAATATTATGATTCAGAAATCTTAAATAAATATAGTTTTGATCAAATTAATCAATTAAATGATTATGCTTATTCATTTAACCATCATTTTCCAAGCTTTATGGGAGCTTTAAAATTCTTTAATGCTTATGGATTAAAAACTTTTGATACTACAATGTATTTAGAAACTTATACAGATAGAGTATTAATGAATGCTCTATTTTTAGGTAATGGTAATTTTACTAAAGCAAAAAACTTATTAAAAGATATGATGTTAGGTAGATTTCAACCAGCAACTCCTACTTTTTTAAATGCAGCTAAAAAACATAGAGGAGAGTATGTTTCATGTTATTTACTAAGAACAGAAGATAACATGGAATCAATTTGTAGAACAATTTCAACTTCATTACAACTTTCAAAAAGAGGTGGGGGAGTTGCGATTTGTTTAACAAATTTAAGAGAAACAGGTTCTCCTATTAAAAATATTTCAGGTCTAAGTTCAGGACCAATTCCAGTAATGAAGATTTTAGAAGATTCATTTACTTATGCTGATCAATTAGGTCAACGTCAAGGAGCTGGAGCTGTTTATATTTCAGCTCATCATCCAGATATTATTTCAGTTTTAGATACTAAAAGAGAAAATGCTGATGAAAAGATTAGAATTAAATCTTTATCATTAGGATTAGTAATTCCAGATATCACTTTTGAATTAGCTAGAGATAATAAAGATATGGCTTTATTTAGTCCTTATGATGTTCAAAAAGTATATGGTAAGCCATTATCAGATATTTCAATTACTGAAAAATATTATGAAATGTTAGAAAATCCTAATATTAAAAAAACATATATTAGTGCTAGAAAATTTTTTTTAACTGTTGCTGAATTACATTTTGAAAGTGGATATCCATATATTTTATTTGAAGATACTGTTAATAGAAGAAATGCTCATGATAAAAAAGGAAGAATTATCATGAGTAATTTATGTAGTGAAATTGTTCAGGTAAGTACAGCAAGCGAATATAGTTCTGATTTATCATTTGTAAAAACTGGAGAAGATATTTGTTGTAATTTAGGTAGTTTAAATATTGATAAGATGATGAAATCTGGAAAAGAATTTTCAGATTCTATTTATAATGCAATTTCTGCTTTAGATATTGTTTCAAGAAATTCAGATTTAAGTGCTGCTCCTTCAATTCAAAAAGGAAATGCACAAAATCATGCTGTTGGATTAGGAGCTATGAATTTACATGGATTTTTAGCAACTAATAAAATTATGTATGACTCACCTGAAGCTGTTGATTTTACTAATATGTTCTTTTATACAGTTGCTTATAATGCTTTTAAAGCTTCAAATAAATTAGCTCAAGAATTTGAAAAATTTGCTTCATTTGATGAATCAAGATTTGCTGATGGTTCTTGATTTGATAAATATACTAAATGTGAATTTGATAAATGAACACCACAAACAAATAGAGTAAAAGAATTATTTAAAGATTATGATGTTCAAATTCCAAGTCAAACTGATTGAATAAAATTAGTTGAAGAAATTAAAAAA
This genomic window from Mycoplasma mycoides subsp. capri contains:
- the smpB gene encoding SsrA-binding protein SmpB is translated as MSEHLIVKNKKAYFNYEIIQTYQAGIVLNGPEIKSIRNHDVSINEAFVLIRKKEIYILNMNVKKYQFANYIKGLEETRTRKLLLHKKEIIKILNKIKQENLTIIPVKLYFKNDYVKLEIALAKGKKLHDKRQTIKKRDTERKELKDYK
- the secG gene encoding preprotein translocase subunit SecG, translating into MINLLASTTKLAQQLILGFEIFIFIIAFIMIAIGLLQNKQSQTGLSALNGGNEELFSNSKERGLDKTLSIWMLVLGIIFFIIALTISIITNTML
- the arcC gene encoding carbamate kinase, coding for MSKIVIAIGGNALGNSPTEQLEIVKKTAKSLVDFIVQGNDIVIVHGNGPQVGMINNAFDIANKNEVKSPILDFPECGSMSQGYIGYHLQQAIDNELKLRNINKPTVSLITQTLVDKNDAAFLKPTKPIGSFMNESEAKKLAEQNNWNISEDAGRGCRRVIASPKPIDIIEKDAILQLVNNSFIVIAGGGGGIPVYLKDDKLVGIAAVIDKDFAAAKIAEIIGAESLIILTAIDKVMINYKKENQQALDQITLAQAQEYIDQNQFAPGSMLPKVQAVMSFVKKTNGKPAYIGSLEQADKVLQNLNGTKFIK
- a CDS encoding ROK family protein, which encodes MKKILGIDLGGTSAKVGVILQNGDLEHSFSITNPKTKIIENLYFEISKILKTLNIDENDIMLVGITAPGFVDHNKGIVVMAPNIENGWFNYDLKTEAEFLFKKPVYVINDVNAAALGEYRKGSGLVYKSGLFYWLGTGIGGAIICDGKLISGSHGFAGEFGHGGSNNHILKCNCGLNNCIEKVCSATTIPNSLLTILKNKYLEFYNKHFLNIKNLDMKLLFEIYNNLNKPIELKNSLLEVYDELFNHMSLLIHALDPEVVVIGGGSLAGNNLLELFQLGVKNKLTDSYKDIVDFKLALLKNDAGMIGAAFYALEQSLKTN
- the rnr gene encoding ribonuclease R codes for the protein MESKIIEILKKNHHKISLNKLLTYFKALDYSLVKNYLDQLEKNNNIAISLENNIYLLDEIYKKGTIKLNPKGFGFINDVNDLTTEDHFVAGVDLNNSIHQDEVVYILKQEEDNRLKAIVIDLIKRNKVYLIGEINRSFDKRFLDFIPNDKSFDSFRFVIVNKNEFKYEEFNIIKAKIISCKERKIFIRLIKIIGNSKKASDRILAIAEEFDIKTSFDKQTLDNAKQINLATDKLEKEFLKRQNNSLINKTIVTIDGIDSKDLDDAICVEKLENNNYKLFVAIADVSYFVRYKTALDKEALLRGNSTYLANKVIPMLPNILSDDLCSLNPNTKKLVFVCEMEFDNNANMLNKKVYESVIISKARLNYDEVNNYFKTKTWTHDDQTKKMLDIAYELYKKLEDLKAKKGTISFDVREPKIILDKNLNVIDIKTKTADQAEKLIEQFMVSCNEAVAELIYQKDLPFLYRNHNKPDEDELINWYKSLKTFGINPKLTNKQVLDPIFINHTLSQIKEQIKDETEVELLNISLLRYMDKAKYGLENIGHFGLASDCYTHFTSPIRRYPDLLVHRYLKQYLITKDLEKTSLENNTNYVNKVSNIINDTETKSVECEREVIKACMCEYMLNKVNNTYTATISAVLKFGIFIQLDNLVEGLVHISNMNSDLVYDETNRILIKPDNTYYRMGQKVKVKLINVDIKKRTIDFVLIE
- a CDS encoding serine hydrolase domain-containing protein → MEFVNIEKTINSFIDKKYFKNAAIRIAKDKKIIYSKQFGYNDQNNTILLKGDEIYQAYSMTKPITTLAALLLIDKKLISLDDDLSKYIPSFKNKNIKIWNLLTMTSGLTYSGNKTNTQLQIKKVLDDWKINNYTLKQLCDELSKVDLLFVPSTNWYYGLSLDVLSRVIEVVSNKSYRDFVKEEIFNKLNMNDSDYYLFDKNRKANVFRWTYKDDQNHLDQVENFDFLFQSIDKLPVCNLGGSGLFTTADDYLKFLNVLIDGKLENGDELISLDLLNQMKSDQLTKNNLKQFFNWNLNEDYSYGFGGRVRIKNQLYPLTEVGEYGWDGLLGSSGLVDTKNKITMTIMLSSHPGHNKLVETEFFDALYQDLRLNNLA
- a CDS encoding PTS transporter subunit EIIC → MLTQTNKSSFKDKLKAFGANIMPTLSKLSKAFLLPIALLPIAGVFLGVGATITANVSNTSGFWYVGSVMKTMGDVCFANLPVLFCISVALAYTKDSGVAAITALVGFLVLNGIQSALLHDVTTEVMVNGKKETVTHIHLLWYYGNWSVPEKLITNNLGIRSLNTGVLAGIFVGAISAKIYNKFHAVQLPSAISFFSGTKFVPIVSFAVVAPLALIFAMAWPVIGIGFSWIGENSGTLPYGTDSLMFEVVERSLVPFGLHHVFYAPLWWTSAGGSIADALDKMNSAGEQAQNAFKESYNAIHGTSHSSFSEIYNAIKAVDSLYSAQGDQFMAQQILANLKTLNFIDAQNLGLNIGRFQSGKFGFMLLGLPAAALAMWLAAPKENRKQVFGIYFSAAFTCFLTGITEPIEYTFLFVAPWLFYGVHMPLASLAFWATGALQTHVTQTVSGGFIDYIIFAVIPYFGSKAMSATSAFGVLGVAVVLAPIYFCAFYFLIKLFNVKTPGRDGNAEAKLYTKADFKASKGLNVDGSKMSSSTDDKEQARLAKAAAIIEYLGGEENIVDVDSCASRLRLTVVDAKKADIDGIKSLGGTTGALVKGNNIQIVYGGEQEAIKPRMQKLLEQQRQEKMMGHLEMKSEEMKSENMGMTCESDQACDKKDEACGCEKDCMCEEPNKVEEQPVSEMKVEEKVADEMKVEKPKATRAKSTKAKSSASKSTKSTSKSSSKSTKSTSSKTKSTSSKPKTTKAKSTSSKTKTTK